In Paraburkholderia bryophila, a single genomic region encodes these proteins:
- a CDS encoding aromatic ring-hydroxylating dioxygenase subunit alpha: MSSAIATPSASSSAAATTTQPLTFQRSPALPRNCTFDAHDWEILSRYWHPVAFAADVTDKPISVTLLDEPLVVFRSNGQLVSARDICPHRGAPLSQGWVDNGNIVCPYHGLAYGSDGKCNHIPSQTDGPIPERLRLVTYATQEAYGLVWVSLGGGTEALPAFPYWDDPDFQQILPPSIDINASAGRQTEGFIDVAHFAWIHHDSFADRYNPVVPQYSVERRERGMKAEYVSNVSNFPKSMQHRAPDDYLWHRIFEVDVPFFARLTVQFPENGRLSILNAASPVSARKTRLFVPIVRNFDKDLPLEDVYAFNRQVFEEDRAIVEQQRPEDLPIDRAAEAPILADRSSGAYRRALAEIGLGQAYVR, from the coding sequence ATGAGTTCCGCCATCGCTACCCCTAGCGCTTCCTCGTCGGCTGCTGCTACGACCACCCAGCCGCTGACGTTTCAGCGCTCCCCCGCGTTACCCCGCAATTGCACGTTCGACGCCCACGACTGGGAGATTCTCAGCCGCTACTGGCATCCGGTCGCGTTCGCCGCGGACGTCACCGACAAACCCATCAGCGTGACGCTGCTCGATGAGCCGCTGGTCGTGTTCCGCTCGAACGGCCAACTGGTGAGCGCACGCGACATCTGTCCGCATCGCGGCGCGCCGCTGAGTCAGGGCTGGGTCGATAACGGCAACATCGTGTGCCCGTACCACGGCCTGGCGTACGGCAGCGATGGCAAGTGCAATCACATTCCGTCGCAAACGGACGGCCCGATCCCTGAGCGCCTGCGTCTGGTCACCTATGCGACGCAGGAGGCCTATGGACTCGTGTGGGTGTCGCTCGGCGGCGGCACGGAAGCGCTGCCCGCGTTCCCGTACTGGGACGATCCGGACTTCCAGCAGATCCTCCCGCCCTCGATCGACATCAACGCGTCGGCGGGACGTCAGACCGAAGGCTTTATCGACGTCGCGCACTTCGCGTGGATTCATCACGACAGTTTCGCCGACCGGTACAACCCGGTGGTGCCGCAGTACTCCGTCGAACGACGCGAACGCGGCATGAAAGCGGAGTATGTGAGCAACGTCAGCAACTTCCCGAAGTCGATGCAACATCGTGCGCCCGACGATTATCTGTGGCACCGCATTTTCGAAGTAGACGTGCCGTTCTTCGCGCGCCTGACCGTGCAGTTTCCCGAGAACGGCCGTCTGTCGATCCTGAATGCCGCGAGCCCGGTGTCGGCGCGCAAGACGCGTCTGTTCGTGCCGATCGTGCGCAACTTCGACAAGGATCTGCCGCTCGAGGACGTCTACGCATTCAACCGTCAGGTGTTCGAGGAAGACCGCGCGATCGTCGAGCAGCAACGTCCGGAAGACTTGCCGATCGACCGCGCCGCAGAAGCGCCGATTCTGGCGGACCGCTCGTCGGGCGCTTACCGGCGCGCATTGGCCGAGATCGGTCTCGGCCAGGCTTATGTGCGCTAA
- a CDS encoding GAF domain-containing protein has translation MFEVSSASTLPKAAHYEELVAQARSLLAGETDWIANAANFSAFVFHSLSDLNWAGFYFHDGQELVVGPFQGKPACVRIPLGKGVCGTAAQTRQTQVVRDVHEFPGHIACDSASNSEVVVPLVAPDGTLIGVWDVDSPLIARFDEEDAKGMEALCAVFIEAAMPRAA, from the coding sequence ATGTTCGAAGTTTCCTCCGCCTCTACTCTGCCCAAAGCCGCGCACTACGAAGAACTGGTCGCGCAGGCGCGTTCGCTGCTCGCCGGCGAAACCGACTGGATCGCCAACGCCGCGAATTTTTCCGCCTTCGTGTTCCATTCGCTGAGCGATCTGAACTGGGCCGGTTTCTACTTTCACGACGGTCAGGAACTCGTCGTCGGTCCGTTCCAGGGCAAGCCCGCGTGCGTGCGGATTCCGCTCGGCAAGGGCGTGTGCGGTACGGCCGCGCAAACCCGTCAGACGCAAGTGGTGCGCGACGTGCATGAATTTCCCGGTCACATTGCCTGCGACTCCGCATCGAATTCGGAAGTCGTCGTGCCGCTGGTCGCGCCGGACGGCACGCTGATCGGCGTGTGGGACGTGGACAGCCCGCTGATCGCACGCTTCGACGAAGAAGACGCGAAGGGCATGGAAGCGCTCTGCGCGGTATTTATCGAAGCAGCGATGCCGCGCGCCGCGTAA
- a CDS encoding TOBE domain-containing protein, which translates to MLTSARNQFTGDVTEVKHGAVNDEVTLRTQDGLEIVAIITHGSATKLGLAAGKKAFALVKASSVIVMVDVAKNQVSARNCVAGTVSAVTKGAVNSEVTISAGGAQIAAIITNDSVDRLALANGKAATAIFKASSVIIGVDQ; encoded by the coding sequence ATGCTAACCAGCGCACGCAATCAATTCACCGGCGACGTCACCGAAGTCAAGCACGGCGCCGTCAACGACGAAGTCACGCTGCGGACCCAGGACGGTCTCGAGATCGTCGCGATCATCACGCATGGCAGCGCGACCAAACTCGGTCTCGCGGCCGGCAAAAAAGCGTTCGCGCTGGTCAAGGCGTCGTCGGTGATCGTGATGGTCGACGTCGCGAAGAACCAGGTGTCGGCGCGCAATTGCGTCGCCGGGACAGTGTCGGCGGTGACGAAGGGCGCGGTGAATTCGGAAGTGACGATCAGCGCCGGCGGCGCGCAGATCGCCGCGATCATCACCAATGACAGCGTCGATCGTCTGGCGCTCGCGAACGGTAAAGCGGCCACGGCGATCTTCAAGGCGTCGAGCGTGATCATCGGCGTCGATCAGTAA
- a CDS encoding SH3 domain-containing protein, which produces MPVAVTSRLALIRSNHWSNACRAAALCSALTALIALGACSNPSQSHDARVPLDTITLFPIAHYDQNVDHWLEPDSPDYDKPFLSAADQQAQVKALYARYFGTGSDAPSPWNSAFVAMRVYRQQGADIAALQQRRLDKFDNTGKSGAALGYGENFRPHDKAWIDAIAQNENVAQFTQNAAYRAEQRAIATTNLMVRELPTIDPSFYDHRLAGEGYPFDNLQISAVRPGTPLYVLGSTVDGAWRYVQTPDVQGWVRSDGVGMTDDRFVDRWRAATAKSLGAVIVASAPVRDDRGVFRFDAPAGTLLPLLPLLPRTAASASPAKRAVANTVPVKSRAAANAANAASRALETDALANAPDTSAPVSASASRQLLVPARDADGQALIRTATLTDTQIAATPLAATPRHLAMLMKTLIGRPYGWGNSGLYNDCSSELQSIFATFGVWLPRHSSTQMNAGRMVDLSASTPAQRLDYLARHGVPLRTLIYIGGHVMLYIGNTTRNGVAVPVVYQDVWGLRPADDSRRAVIGGSVILPLLEHIPEDATLQSLAATPTFQVSILGAPDGAASTPGASGTPATPPDEDNPAG; this is translated from the coding sequence ATGCCTGTCGCCGTCACGTCCCGCCTTGCCCTCATTAGGTCGAACCACTGGTCGAACGCCTGCCGCGCCGCCGCGCTGTGTTCCGCGCTGACCGCGCTCATTGCGCTCGGCGCCTGCAGCAATCCATCGCAGTCCCACGACGCCCGTGTGCCGCTCGACACCATCACGCTGTTTCCGATCGCCCACTACGATCAGAACGTCGATCACTGGCTCGAACCGGACAGCCCCGACTACGACAAGCCGTTCCTGAGTGCCGCGGACCAGCAGGCGCAAGTCAAGGCGCTCTACGCGCGCTACTTCGGCACCGGCAGCGACGCGCCGTCACCGTGGAATTCGGCGTTCGTGGCGATGCGGGTTTATCGTCAGCAAGGCGCGGACATTGCCGCGTTGCAACAGCGCAGACTCGACAAGTTCGACAACACCGGCAAGAGCGGCGCGGCGCTCGGTTATGGCGAGAACTTCCGTCCGCACGACAAGGCGTGGATCGACGCGATCGCGCAAAACGAAAACGTCGCGCAGTTCACGCAGAACGCCGCGTATCGCGCCGAACAGCGCGCGATCGCCACGACCAATCTGATGGTGCGCGAATTGCCGACCATCGACCCCTCGTTCTATGACCATCGCCTGGCCGGCGAAGGCTATCCGTTCGACAACCTGCAGATCTCGGCGGTGCGGCCGGGCACGCCGCTTTATGTGCTGGGCAGCACGGTGGACGGCGCATGGCGCTACGTGCAGACGCCCGACGTGCAGGGCTGGGTGCGCAGCGACGGCGTCGGCATGACCGACGACCGCTTCGTCGATAGGTGGCGCGCCGCCACGGCGAAATCGCTGGGCGCGGTGATCGTCGCGTCGGCGCCGGTGCGCGACGACCGTGGCGTGTTCCGCTTCGACGCGCCGGCGGGCACGCTGCTGCCGCTGCTGCCGTTGCTGCCTCGAACGGCGGCATCGGCAAGTCCCGCGAAGCGGGCAGTGGCCAACACGGTTCCAGTGAAATCACGGGCTGCCGCAAACGCAGCCAATGCCGCAAGCCGCGCCTTGGAAACCGACGCCCTAGCAAACGCGCCAGACACCTCCGCACCGGTTAGCGCCAGCGCTTCCCGCCAGCTCCTCGTGCCCGCCCGCGATGCCGACGGTCAGGCGCTGATCCGCACCGCCACGCTGACCGATACGCAGATCGCAGCGACCCCGCTCGCCGCCACGCCGCGTCATCTGGCCATGCTGATGAAGACGCTGATCGGGCGGCCGTACGGCTGGGGCAATAGCGGGCTCTACAACGACTGTTCTTCGGAACTGCAGAGCATCTTCGCGACCTTCGGCGTGTGGCTGCCGCGCCATTCGTCGACGCAGATGAACGCCGGACGCATGGTCGATCTGTCGGCGTCCACGCCCGCGCAGCGGCTCGACTATCTCGCGCGGCACGGCGTGCCGTTGCGCACGCTGATCTACATCGGCGGGCATGTGATGCTGTACATCGGCAACACGACCCGCAATGGCGTCGCGGTGCCGGTGGTCTACCAGGACGTGTGGGGCCTGCGCCCTGCCGACGACAGCCGGCGCGCGGTGATCGGCGGCTCGGTGATATTGCCGCTGCTCGAACATATTCCGGAGGACGCGACGCTGCAGTCGCTGGCGGCAACGCCGACCTTCCAGGTCAGCATTCTCGGCGCGCCGGACGGTGCCGCATCGACACCGGGCGCCTCCGGCACGCCGGCCACGCCGCCGGACGAAGACAATCCGGCCGGCTGA
- a CDS encoding VOC family protein, whose translation MSSTAVKPIPDGMHSLTPYLICANAADAIAFYVKAFNAVEQFRLPGPGGKVMHACLKIGDSMLMLTDEWPEHNTLGPLALKGTPVMIHHYVEDVDASFNQAVEAGATVLMPVTDMFWGDRYGQLKDPFGHGWSLATHTQDLSPEQIQQNMGDCMK comes from the coding sequence ATGTCCAGCACCGCTGTCAAACCGATCCCGGATGGGATGCATTCGCTGACCCCGTATCTGATCTGCGCCAACGCCGCGGACGCCATCGCGTTCTACGTGAAAGCCTTCAACGCCGTCGAACAGTTCCGTCTGCCCGGCCCCGGCGGCAAAGTGATGCACGCCTGCCTGAAGATCGGCGACTCCATGCTGATGCTCACCGACGAATGGCCCGAGCACAACACGCTCGGCCCGCTTGCGCTGAAAGGCACGCCGGTCATGATTCACCACTACGTGGAGGACGTCGACGCCAGTTTCAACCAGGCTGTCGAGGCCGGCGCGACCGTGCTCATGCCCGTCACCGACATGTTCTGGGGCGACCGTTACGGTCAGTTGAAGGACCCGTTCGGCCACGGCTGGTCGCTCGCCACCCACACCCAGGATCTGAGCCCGGAACAGATCCAGCAGAACATGGGCGATTGCATGAAGTAA
- a CDS encoding Csu type fimbrial protein: protein MMFGLPLQLARAAVYSNGTATSTFTVTLTLAANCSISATPLNFGSNGVLATAINQQTTVAVTCTNTTPYNVGLDGGTVTGSTVTSRLMAGTATGNTGTTVGFQLYQDAGHTTLWGNTQGTNTVSGTGSGSSQSITVYGQVPAQTTPKPDTYQTTITATVYF, encoded by the coding sequence ATGATGTTCGGCTTACCTCTTCAGCTTGCGCGCGCCGCCGTCTATTCGAACGGCACCGCGACCAGTACCTTCACCGTCACGCTCACGCTCGCCGCCAACTGCTCGATCAGCGCGACCCCGCTTAACTTCGGCAGCAACGGCGTGCTCGCCACCGCGATCAACCAGCAGACCACCGTCGCGGTCACCTGCACCAACACCACGCCATACAACGTCGGGCTCGACGGTGGCACCGTCACCGGTTCGACCGTGACGAGCCGTCTGATGGCCGGCACCGCCACCGGCAACACCGGCACCACCGTCGGCTTCCAGTTGTATCAGGACGCCGGTCACACCACGCTGTGGGGCAACACGCAAGGCACCAACACGGTCAGCGGCACCGGCTCCGGCTCGTCGCAATCCATCACCGTCTACGGCCAGGTGCCGGCGCAAACCACTCCGAAACCTGACACGTATCAGACCACCATTACCGCCACGGTCTACTTTTGA
- a CDS encoding fimbrial biogenesis chaperone codes for MGAPRRLVAGSAFAWCLSAAVAPFAQAATLQISPVMVDMSADANASGITLKNPGEKPLFGQVRVFRWDQASGEDTLTPTQDLVASPPLIQIAGHADQLVRLVRTNPAPSAAEQGYRVLIDELPEPDAAPTSGVTIRLRYSVPVFVEPAVDIGQPKLSWHLSRGTQSWMLRVDNAGRKRAQIAAVQLIDNAGNAYPINKGLLGYALAGRERHWPVALPDNVAQNGPLKVRASVNSLPAEAAVKLD; via the coding sequence CTGGGCGCGCCTCGCCGGCTCGTCGCGGGAAGCGCGTTCGCGTGGTGCTTGAGCGCGGCCGTCGCGCCGTTCGCGCAGGCGGCGACGCTGCAGATTTCGCCGGTCATGGTGGATATGTCGGCGGACGCCAACGCGAGCGGCATCACGCTGAAGAACCCCGGCGAGAAACCGCTGTTCGGCCAGGTGCGGGTGTTCCGCTGGGATCAGGCTAGCGGCGAAGACACGCTCACACCCACACAGGATCTCGTCGCCAGTCCGCCGCTGATCCAGATTGCCGGCCACGCCGATCAACTGGTGCGGCTGGTGCGCACGAATCCGGCGCCGTCGGCGGCTGAACAGGGGTATCGCGTGTTGATCGACGAGTTGCCCGAGCCCGACGCGGCGCCCACCAGCGGGGTGACGATCCGCCTGCGCTATTCGGTGCCGGTGTTCGTCGAACCGGCCGTCGACATCGGTCAGCCGAAGCTGTCGTGGCATCTGTCGCGCGGCACGCAAAGCTGGATGCTGCGGGTCGACAATGCCGGCCGCAAACGCGCGCAGATCGCCGCCGTGCAACTGATCGACAACGCCGGCAACGCCTACCCGATCAACAAAGGACTGCTCGGCTACGCGCTGGCCGGACGCGAACGGCACTGGCCGGTCGCGCTGCCTGACAACGTCGCGCAGAACGGCCCGCTGAAAGTGCGCGCCTCGGTCAACTCGCTGCCGGCCGAAGCCGCCGTGAAGCTCGACTAG
- a CDS encoding fimbria/pilus outer membrane usher protein — MTRRRIRHGWKPHAVALAVTLSLLGASRADAQTPPTLRQSQQPQPPQAQAPQHAATPGAAAQATPPAAGAAPARDLYLEVMLNGQRTSLIAHFREVGGRLSATARDLSDIGVATDKLGAADSASLELDRIPGLQYQYDAASQSIDLQVPDAIRKPYTFDTRELTKTPDAASSRGFLINYDAFAQTDTNAQLALWSEERYFDPNGVVSNTGIAYLYRDLHRYVRYDTSWSKSDPAKLTTTQIGDTISSSLDWSRSIRIGGFQWRSNFALRPDLVTFPVQSLSGTAVVPSAVDLYINNVRQYSGNVPSGPFIVNNVPGITGAGEATVITHDALGRTISTSLPLYVDTRMLAAGLSSYSFEAGFLRRNYGIDSFSYDPRPAASATARRGISDSLTLEGHAEATGGLVNAGAGALVRMGMVGVINGSVSGSAGKLNGTQLGLGYQLIEPRFSIDAQTLRAYGNYGDLAARDGTPVPTTTDRVTLALPLFSRQTLSLSYIGYRYPGVSASRIGSLSYTLSFGNLASLTFSTYKDFLQHDAQGVFLTASFGLGNNTSINASVGRQNGQSTYNLNAQRPPDYAGGWGWGVQAGGTGAVPYRQAQAQYLGKYGEVTAVAQDIDRHAGASLDMTGAIVLMDHTIQPARRIDDGFALVSTDGVAGVPVLHENRVIGTTDRSGHLLIPDLNAYQHNQVAIDSMNLPADARIATTSMDLVPQSHAGVLATFRVSRYSAASVILRGADGKLLPPGTRVHHVESGGDTIVGYDGLTFIEQLQRDNHLEVDGVNVHCSVAFTYERPSNGSLPTIGPLTCGKATSSAGKGGVGEVAANPTAAR, encoded by the coding sequence ATGACACGACGGCGAATACGTCATGGATGGAAGCCGCATGCCGTCGCGCTCGCGGTCACGCTGTCTCTGCTCGGCGCCAGCCGGGCCGACGCACAGACGCCGCCGACGCTACGGCAATCGCAGCAACCGCAGCCGCCGCAAGCGCAGGCGCCTCAGCACGCGGCCACGCCCGGCGCCGCCGCACAGGCCACCCCGCCCGCCGCGGGCGCCGCGCCGGCGCGTGATCTGTATCTGGAAGTCATGCTCAACGGCCAACGCACTTCGTTGATCGCGCACTTTCGCGAAGTGGGCGGCCGCCTCAGCGCGACCGCGAGAGACCTGAGCGACATCGGCGTCGCCACGGACAAACTCGGCGCCGCCGACAGCGCGTCGCTCGAACTCGACCGCATTCCCGGCCTGCAGTACCAGTACGACGCCGCGAGCCAGAGCATCGACCTGCAGGTGCCCGACGCGATCCGCAAGCCGTACACATTCGACACCCGCGAACTCACGAAAACGCCGGACGCCGCGTCGTCGCGCGGCTTCCTGATCAACTACGACGCGTTCGCGCAAACCGACACCAACGCGCAACTCGCGCTCTGGAGTGAGGAGCGCTACTTCGATCCGAACGGCGTGGTGAGCAACACCGGCATTGCGTACCTGTACCGCGATCTGCATCGCTACGTGCGCTACGACACGTCGTGGAGCAAGTCGGACCCCGCCAAACTCACCACCACGCAAATCGGCGACACGATTTCTTCGTCGCTCGACTGGAGCCGCTCGATCCGCATCGGCGGCTTCCAGTGGCGCAGCAACTTCGCGCTGCGCCCCGATCTCGTGACGTTTCCGGTGCAGTCGCTGTCGGGCACGGCGGTGGTGCCGTCGGCGGTGGATCTGTACATCAACAACGTGCGGCAATACAGCGGCAACGTGCCGAGCGGACCGTTCATCGTCAACAACGTGCCGGGCATTACCGGCGCGGGTGAAGCGACCGTCATCACGCACGACGCGCTCGGCCGCACGATCTCGACCTCGCTGCCGCTCTATGTGGATACGCGCATGCTGGCAGCCGGTCTGTCGAGCTATTCGTTCGAAGCGGGTTTCCTGCGGCGCAACTACGGTATCGATTCGTTTTCCTACGATCCGCGGCCGGCCGCCAGCGCGACCGCGCGCCGCGGCATCAGCGATTCGCTCACACTCGAAGGTCACGCGGAAGCGACCGGCGGCCTCGTCAACGCGGGCGCCGGCGCGCTGGTGCGCATGGGCATGGTGGGGGTGATCAACGGTTCGGTGTCGGGCAGCGCCGGCAAGCTGAACGGCACGCAACTGGGTCTCGGCTATCAACTGATCGAGCCGCGCTTTTCGATCGACGCGCAGACCTTGCGCGCCTACGGCAACTACGGCGACCTCGCCGCCCGCGACGGCACGCCGGTGCCCACCACCACCGACCGGGTGACGCTCGCGCTGCCCCTCTTCAGCCGGCAGACGCTGTCGCTCAGCTACATCGGCTACCGGTATCCGGGCGTGTCGGCGTCGCGGATCGGTTCGCTGTCGTACACGCTGAGCTTCGGCAATCTGGCCTCGCTCACGTTCAGCACCTACAAGGATTTTCTGCAGCACGACGCACAAGGCGTGTTCCTGACCGCGAGCTTTGGTCTCGGCAACAACACGTCCATCAATGCGAGCGTGGGCCGCCAGAACGGCCAGTCGACCTACAACCTCAATGCGCAGCGGCCACCCGATTACGCCGGCGGCTGGGGCTGGGGCGTGCAGGCGGGCGGCACGGGCGCGGTGCCGTATCGTCAGGCGCAGGCGCAATACCTCGGCAAATACGGCGAAGTGACGGCGGTGGCGCAGGACATCGACCGGCATGCGGGCGCCTCGCTCGACATGACCGGCGCGATCGTGCTGATGGACCATACGATCCAGCCGGCGCGCCGCATCGACGACGGTTTCGCGCTGGTCTCCACCGACGGCGTCGCGGGCGTGCCGGTACTGCACGAAAACCGCGTGATCGGCACGACCGATCGCAGCGGTCATTTGCTGATTCCCGATCTGAATGCGTACCAGCACAACCAGGTCGCGATCGACAGCATGAACCTGCCCGCCGACGCGCGCATCGCGACCACCTCGATGGATCTGGTGCCGCAGTCCCATGCGGGCGTGCTGGCGACCTTCCGGGTGTCGCGTTACAGCGCGGCTTCGGTGATCCTGCGCGGCGCGGACGGCAAGCTGCTGCCGCCGGGCACGCGCGTGCATCACGTGGAAAGCGGCGGCGATACGATCGTCGGGTATGACGGGTTGACGTTTATCGAGCAACTGCAGCGCGACAATCATCTGGAGGTGGACGGCGTGAACGTGCATTGCAGTGTCGCGTTCACGTATGAGCGGCCCAGCAATGGCTCGCTGCCGACGATTGGGCCGTTGACGTGCGGGAAGGCGACGTCGAGTGCGGGGAAAGGCGGTGTGGGTGAGGTGGCGGCCAACCCCACGGCGGCGCGATGA